A single genomic interval of Persephonella atlantica harbors:
- a CDS encoding citryl-CoA lyase has translation MEKKKWRTAVSWHFNHEAYVRGYKLSDLVGNLTFTEAIYLVLKGELPTEAEKQMLDAIFVATVEHSIAPPSVIAARAVASGGNSLHVAVGAGILAFGEAHGGALEGAMKFIQENYKKNPENVVAEYIKLGKRIPGYGHRYYKEYDPRSKKIMDVAKRLGFYGDFCQFAEEVEKAIEKIKGKKLIMNVDGAIAAVVSEMGFDWRLGKGFFIIGRTAGLVAHVYEELTMEKPFSKRLDEEKEVEYLGKMPRELPEKYRKS, from the coding sequence ATGGAGAAGAAAAAGTGGAGAACAGCTGTAAGCTGGCATTTTAACCATGAGGCATATGTTAGGGGTTATAAGCTTTCAGACCTTGTAGGAAACCTTACATTTACAGAGGCTATATATCTTGTTTTAAAGGGAGAACTTCCAACAGAAGCAGAAAAACAGATGCTTGATGCCATTTTTGTTGCAACAGTTGAACACTCTATTGCTCCACCTTCCGTTATTGCTGCAAGAGCCGTTGCAAGTGGTGGAAACTCACTGCATGTAGCAGTAGGAGCAGGAATTCTTGCATTTGGAGAAGCTCATGGTGGAGCCCTTGAGGGAGCAATGAAATTTATACAGGAAAACTACAAAAAAAATCCTGAAAATGTAGTAGCAGAGTACATAAAACTGGGAAAAAGAATTCCCGGATATGGACATAGATACTACAAGGAGTATGACCCCCGTTCAAAAAAGATAATGGATGTAGCAAAAAGACTGGGATTTTATGGGGATTTCTGTCAGTTTGCTGAAGAGGTTGAAAAAGCTATAGAAAAAATTAAAGGAAAAAAACTTATTATGAATGTTGACGGTGCTATTGCTGCTGTTGTCTCAGAGATGGGTTTTGACTGGAGGCTTGGTAAGGGATTTTTTATTATTGGTAGAACTGCCGGTCTTGTAGCCCATGTTTATGAGGAGCTTACAATGGAAAAACCCTTTTCTAAAAGACTGGATGAGGAAAAGGAGGTTGAGTATTTAGGCAAAATGCCAAGAGAACTTCCTGAAAAGTACAGGAAATCATGA
- a CDS encoding ABC transporter permease translates to MFLYIIRRLVQMVPLVIGITFISFLIIQLAPGDYLDKLKMNPQISKETLEELRKAYGLDKPLLVQYFYWLLNALKFDLGYSFSYHVPVLELIRERIGNTLFLSITSGIMAWLLAVPLGIWAALNPNRWVDKFIQLFSFTFMSIPNFFLAFLLLFVAVKTGLLPTGGATSPNYEQLSMTEKILDRLWHVSLPAFVLAIGSLAGLVRLVRSAMIESLQSEYVLFARAKGLPEKEVIYKHALRNALNPFITLLGFEIASLLSGAALIEIIVNWPGMGMLMLDAVLSQDLYLVMGGLYIGAIMLIIGNLIADILLAKLDPRVRQREIEGVLR, encoded by the coding sequence ATGTTTTTATACATAATAAGAAGGCTTGTGCAGATGGTTCCTCTTGTTATAGGAATAACATTTATATCGTTTCTTATTATACAGCTTGCCCCGGGGGATTACTTAGATAAGCTGAAGATGAATCCACAGATATCAAAGGAAACATTAGAGGAGCTGAGGAAGGCTTACGGACTGGATAAGCCACTACTCGTTCAGTATTTTTACTGGCTATTGAACGCACTGAAATTTGACCTTGGCTACTCATTTAGCTATCATGTTCCTGTTCTGGAACTTATAAGAGAAAGGATTGGTAATACACTGTTCCTATCTATAACATCGGGTATAATGGCGTGGCTTTTAGCTGTCCCCCTTGGAATATGGGCAGCTCTTAACCCAAACAGATGGGTTGATAAATTTATTCAGCTTTTCTCTTTTACCTTTATGTCAATTCCAAACTTTTTCCTCGCATTTTTACTGCTTTTTGTTGCTGTGAAAACAGGTTTACTTCCAACAGGAGGAGCTACCTCTCCCAATTATGAACAGCTCAGCATGACAGAGAAAATTTTAGACAGGTTGTGGCATGTTTCCCTGCCAGCATTTGTCCTTGCAATAGGTTCACTGGCAGGACTTGTAAGACTTGTAAGGAGTGCAATGATTGAGTCTTTGCAGTCGGAATATGTCCTTTTTGCAAGGGCTAAGGGACTACCTGAAAAAGAGGTAATATATAAACATGCATTGAGAAATGCCCTCAATCCCTTTATTACCCTTTTAGGTTTTGAGATTGCCAGCCTGCTCTCAGGTGCTGCTCTTATTGAGATTATTGTTAACTGGCCGGGAATGGGAATGCTGATGCTTGATGCTGTTCTTTCCCAGGATCTATACCTTGTGATGGGAGGTCTTTATATAG